One window of the Staphylococcus equorum genome contains the following:
- a CDS encoding phospho-sugar mutase, translating to MKQEWLDKIDESLVKDFYEIQTETEKEEGFKGSLAFGTAGIRSTFGLGPGRLNAFTIRKVALGLAQFLRSKIDSPTVVIHFDTRFLSKAFSQEMASVLANNNVIPILSEDYKSTPELSFAVRHLNADAGVMITASHNPKNYNGIKIYDEKGGQLLPDESEQLSNYINTIESPLSIKKGDFEVLKENNRIKYITSEVTEKYKSEVKDLVGSIDEKGAKVVLTSLHGTSLPLVSNILTELDYQNFVIEEEQSTPDGNFPTVEIANPEDETAFNYGLALAEKTDAQLIIATDPDADRFGFIERYGKNEYRYFNGNEIGLLFMKLRFQELVEAGAPLYIIKSIVTSELAERLALALDVQVNNVLTGFKYISDLIEQKGADNETQLLLAFEESHGYLAKSISRDKDAIQMVPLLVKYKNLLSKNGLTFKDTMEDIYQNIGAFKDRTLAPSFEGAEGVEKISNIMSQFRNNDIFSICGMDVKQIEDYHTGENRNVIEGTTEALTLPKTDLIRFIFDNGFIALRPSGTEPKIKLYFSLNVEDIDAITDQFEKDYIQNID from the coding sequence ATGAAGCAAGAATGGTTAGATAAAATAGATGAGAGTTTAGTGAAAGATTTTTATGAAATACAAACTGAAACAGAAAAAGAAGAAGGGTTCAAAGGAAGTTTAGCTTTTGGAACTGCAGGTATTAGAAGCACTTTTGGCTTAGGACCAGGAAGATTAAATGCATTTACAATTCGCAAAGTGGCTTTAGGTTTAGCTCAATTTTTAAGAAGTAAAATTGATTCACCAACTGTAGTAATACACTTTGATACGAGATTTTTATCTAAAGCATTTTCACAAGAAATGGCTAGTGTGCTAGCTAACAATAATGTTATACCTATTTTATCAGAAGATTATAAATCTACTCCAGAGTTATCATTTGCCGTTAGACATTTGAATGCAGATGCAGGTGTGATGATAACAGCTAGTCATAATCCTAAAAATTATAATGGTATAAAAATTTATGATGAAAAAGGCGGCCAATTATTACCTGATGAATCCGAACAACTTAGTAATTATATTAATACGATAGAATCTCCATTATCGATTAAAAAGGGCGATTTTGAAGTATTAAAAGAAAATAATAGAATTAAATATATTACTAGTGAAGTAACTGAAAAATATAAAAGTGAAGTTAAAGATTTAGTAGGTTCGATTGATGAAAAAGGTGCAAAAGTAGTATTAACCAGTTTACATGGTACAAGTTTACCGTTAGTTTCAAATATATTAACAGAATTGGATTACCAAAATTTTGTGATAGAAGAAGAGCAATCTACACCGGATGGTAATTTCCCAACTGTAGAAATTGCTAATCCTGAAGATGAAACTGCTTTTAATTACGGCCTAGCACTTGCAGAAAAAACAGACGCACAACTGATCATAGCTACAGACCCTGATGCAGATAGATTTGGTTTTATTGAGCGTTATGGAAAAAATGAATATAGATATTTTAATGGTAATGAAATTGGGTTACTGTTTATGAAATTGAGATTTCAAGAATTAGTTGAAGCAGGCGCACCACTTTACATTATTAAATCTATCGTCACAAGTGAGTTAGCAGAAAGATTAGCATTAGCGTTAGATGTACAAGTTAATAATGTGCTGACTGGATTTAAATATATTTCTGATTTAATTGAGCAAAAAGGTGCAGACAATGAGACGCAATTATTACTCGCATTTGAGGAAAGCCACGGCTATTTAGCGAAATCAATTTCTAGAGATAAAGATGCAATTCAAATGGTACCTTTATTAGTTAAATATAAAAATCTATTATCTAAAAATGGTTTAACATTTAAAGACACTATGGAAGATATTTATCAAAATATTGGTGCATTTAAAGATAGAACACTCGCACCGTCATTTGAAGGAGCCGAAGGTGTAGAAAAGATTTCGAATATAATGAGTCAATTTAGAAATAACGATATATTCTCAATTTGTGGTATGGATGTAAAACAAATAGAAGACTATCATACGGGTGAAAATAGAAATGTTATAGAAGGTACAACAGAAGCATTAACGTTACCGAAAACGGATTTGATTAGATTCATTTTTGATAATGGATTTATCGCGCTTAGACCATCTGGAACAGAGCCGAAAATTAAACTCTATTTCTCTCTGAATGTAGAAGATATAGATGCAATTACAGATCAATTTGAAAAAGACTATATTCAAAATATAGATTAA
- a CDS encoding LCP family protein, with translation MNKFLKYFLIFLSLVLVVVPVIFAIILLKSSQGAFENSFNDGDSSRKSNIRESKVDPSKDPISILFLGIDGNSGREKNGQSTEQSRTDAMILSTFNSDKEQIRMLSIPRDTISYIPKVGYYDKITHAHAYGGPTASMDSVEATLNVPVDYYVRINMDAFVDAVDELGGIEYNVPYDISEPNTDDSGKIKVEKGHQKLNGDEALAVARTRHHDSDLKRGQRQMELIKKLFAKAQNAGSFSKLDDVIEIVGNNSKHNLSYDEVKALATSYLKDDVEIKSKQLKGEDDYLNGIYYYNPDINSIQDTSNLLRDDLNLPKIEDTSDFLNQRVTDFYGTLVPQTELDSSLLRKNQNDTSNDNDEDNSSELNGTENNDNSQQQNNDQQQIDPNQQQVDPNQQQGNPNQQQNNNNQQQQNTNQQQIDPNQQQNTQEVPTNQY, from the coding sequence ATGAATAAATTTTTAAAATATTTTTTAATATTTCTATCTTTAGTTCTTGTCGTTGTTCCGGTTATATTTGCTATCATTCTACTCAAATCATCTCAAGGCGCTTTTGAGAATTCTTTTAACGATGGTGACTCCTCTAGGAAATCAAACATTCGTGAATCTAAAGTCGATCCTTCTAAAGATCCTATTTCTATCTTATTTTTAGGTATTGATGGAAATAGTGGACGAGAAAAAAATGGGCAAAGTACTGAACAATCAAGAACCGATGCAATGATTCTTTCAACATTTAATTCCGATAAAGAACAAATAAGAATGCTAAGCATTCCTCGTGATACAATCAGTTATATTCCAAAAGTAGGTTATTACGATAAAATCACTCATGCACATGCTTATGGTGGACCTACAGCTTCAATGGATTCTGTAGAAGCTACTTTAAACGTACCGGTTGATTATTATGTACGTATTAATATGGATGCATTCGTAGATGCTGTTGATGAACTTGGTGGCATTGAATATAATGTCCCTTATGACATCAGTGAACCAAATACTGATGACAGTGGCAAAATAAAAGTTGAAAAAGGACATCAAAAACTAAATGGCGACGAAGCATTAGCAGTCGCTAGAACACGACATCATGATTCTGATTTAAAACGTGGTCAAAGACAAATGGAGTTAATTAAAAAACTCTTTGCTAAGGCACAAAATGCTGGTTCCTTTAGTAAGCTAGATGATGTTATTGAAATAGTTGGGAATAATTCAAAACATAATTTAAGCTATGATGAGGTAAAAGCTCTTGCAACATCTTATTTAAAAGATGATGTTGAAATCAAAAGTAAACAACTTAAAGGTGAAGATGATTACTTAAATGGAATCTATTATTACAATCCAGATATTAATAGTATTCAAGACACTTCAAATTTACTACGTGATGATTTAAATTTACCTAAGATTGAAGATACAAGTGATTTCTTAAATCAACGTGTCACTGATTTTTATGGTACACTCGTACCACAAACAGAGTTAGACAGTAGTCTACTTAGAAAAAATCAAAATGATACTTCCAATGATAATGATGAAGACAATTCATCAGAATTAAATGGCACTGAAAACAATGATAATTCACAACAACAGAATAACGATCAACAACAAATTGATCCTAATCAGCAACAAGTAGATCCTAATCAGCAACAAGGTAACCCTAACCAACAACAAAACAATAATAATCAGCAACAACAGAATACCAATCAGCAACAAATAGATCCTAATCAGCAACAAAATACTCAAGAAGTACCAACTAATCAATATTAA
- a CDS encoding DUF2538 family protein, translating into MSRKTYEKLAHINGMFNVLEQQMIHSKDMALFRNEFFYVNHEHRENYEALRIYYKDSDNNPIIDGACYIVGLPEIFEKVDVFESELPFSWVYNQNGITETMKEISVPIQYLIAAALEVTDVNLFRPSGFTMGMNNWNIAQMRIFWQYTAIIRKEAQ; encoded by the coding sequence ATGTCACGCAAAACATACGAAAAACTTGCTCATATAAACGGAATGTTTAATGTTTTAGAACAACAAATGATACACAGCAAAGATATGGCGCTTTTTAGAAATGAATTTTTCTATGTCAATCATGAACACCGTGAAAACTATGAAGCTTTACGCATATACTATAAAGATAGTGATAATAATCCTATCATCGATGGTGCATGTTATATTGTTGGACTTCCAGAAATATTCGAAAAAGTTGATGTTTTTGAATCAGAATTACCGTTTTCATGGGTTTATAATCAAAATGGTATTACAGAAACAATGAAAGAAATTAGCGTACCCATCCAATATCTTATTGCGGCTGCACTAGAGGTTACAGATGTTAATTTATTTAGACCATCTGGTTTTACAATGGGTATGAATAATTGGAATATTGCACAAATGCGAATTTTTTGGCAATATACTGCGATAATTAGAAAAGAAGCACAATAA
- a CDS encoding GNAT family N-acetyltransferase, which translates to MFKIVTTPSMMEDAYSVRKQVFVLEQGVPLENEIDQYEAIATHIIGYDENNIPFATGRFRPYDNAVKIERVAIISSHRKSGYGKLLMQFLEEIAKNQGHHSLMLNAQCHAQTFYESLGYKPFGKIFIEENIDHIAMTKSI; encoded by the coding sequence ATGTTTAAAATTGTTACAACGCCTTCCATGATGGAAGATGCATATAGTGTACGAAAACAAGTATTTGTTCTTGAACAAGGTGTACCGTTAGAAAATGAAATAGATCAATACGAAGCTATTGCTACGCATATCATTGGATATGATGAAAACAACATCCCCTTCGCCACTGGTAGATTTCGTCCTTATGACAATGCCGTTAAAATAGAAAGAGTTGCTATTATTTCATCTCATAGAAAATCTGGATATGGCAAACTACTCATGCAATTTTTAGAAGAAATCGCTAAAAATCAAGGCCATCATTCCTTAATGCTAAATGCACAATGCCACGCTCAAACTTTTTATGAATCTCTTGGATATAAACCTTTTGGAAAGATTTTTATTGAGGAAAATATTGATCATATTGCTATGACAAAATCTATTTAA
- a CDS encoding GW dipeptide domain-containing protein: MTKKKFTYKVPSMVALTLAGTALTSHQAQAADDVQNKSTNENVLDDKNTLKQSEQIKSEVSKPTANISGTQSYQDPTQVEQTLANEVNTYDAELDELNSDQTPSQDTYNQQTSGQEDQANTQSEANEVTENTQDSEDAQSIEQEPAQNNSSSDLNQQDSEETQQSVEDTSNQNIQHNEGNSTDDTTTAVDNSQTVENTQATEQNTAQDNTSSDVNEQNSEDTKATEEDTSNKDVQDNQANQNSEQNKEDNTSSDVNEQNSEDTKAIEEDASNKDVQDDQANQNSEQNKEYNTSSDVNEQNPEDTKATEEDASNKVVQDDETNQSTEQNTAQDNTSSDVNKQNPEDAKATEEDASNEDVQDDETNHSTEQNKEDNTSSDVSEQNSEDAKATEEDASNKDVQDDEDAKTSEDNKVDDSSDVNEQNSEDAKATEEDASNEDVQDDEDAKTSEDNKVDDSSDVNEQNSEDAKATEEDASNEDVQDDEDAKTSEDNKVDDSSDVNEQNSEDAKATEEDASNEDVQDDEDAKTSEDNKVDDSSDVNEQNSEDAKATEEDASNEDVQDDEDAKTSEDNKVDDSSDVNEQNSEDAKATEEDASNEDVQDDEDAKTSEDNKVDDSSDVNEQNSEDAKATEEDASNEDVQDDEDAKTSEDNKVDDSSDVNEQNSEDAKATEEDASNKDVQDDEDAKTSEDNKVDDSSDVNEQNSEDAKTSEEDASNEDVQDDETNQSTEQNKEDNTSSDVSEQNSEDAKATEEDASNKDVQDDEDAKTSEDNKVDDSSDVNEQNSEDAKATEEDASNEDVQDDEDVKASEDNKVDDSSDVSEQSTSEDSKATSTATAVATKPSSPSTTATTVSTEATPKLRVASANVNNTLSTRSAITREAGTTSSLPAYSPQVSSSLNNYIRNNNFQAPNYEQDIASYLPQYNYRYGKPEGIVLHETANDNSTITGEINYMKNNYNSAFVHAYIDGNRIIETANTDYLAWGAGPAANDRFIHVELVHTHDYDSFARSINNYADYAATNLQYYGLSPDSAEYDGQGTVWTHQAVSTFLGGSNHTDPHGYLASYNYSYDELYDLIYEKYLIKTGQVAPWGATSSGSTSGKDESTNTDGSSNTGGSGSTGGSSNTGSTVTPPKTGSLTVEANNGVGRFNTTNDGLYATVYDHQGKKTDRTNQTLKVTKSAKIGNENFYLVTDYNKGNLIGWVHQNDVDYNTAKPVTAINKTYNIKPGEILYTVPWGTSSQKAGTVSGNANQTFKATKQQQIGKTNYVYGSVNDLSGWVSLSKLSSPSSTVAPPANTGQLSVTNLTNQQGTVAKTNHGVYTSVYDKQGVQKPYVNGNTYKLSKKATLGSNSFYLITDNKTNSNIGWMQTGDITVNEAATKNTANPTQSVSKIGQLNNTNSGIKTKVNDTKAKDASKLSGRTFNVTKQRTQGDNTYVLIQNSNQNTPLGWVNTKDINTRDLSKTSAKNGQFTIKSTNNGLYAVPWGTKAQQLDSLKNVKNNQFNASKSVKVDKDEYLYGNVNNKTGWIAAKDLNTNNKVATETQTSDVTKSAVTPYKFDYVIYNADGSYYLDPTSNQPAGSLNDFYESIFTVFEKQVVNGVTWYHGKLSNGQMVWIKEEDLRKELIKYYQSGLTLDEAVAIQAGLKTKPQIQHTPGKWEDATPIEIKNAMDTGKLAQDPTQKYQFLRLDKSQDIASADLDKLLVGKGILEGQGEAFSEAAKAYNINEVYLISHALLETGDGTSKLANGGDVVDDKVVTDGPNKYYNMFGIGAVDSDAVKQGFATAKSNGWDTVKKAIVGGAKFISSSYISQGQNTLYKMRWNPENPGEHQYATDVRWAEHNATRIKGFYDSMGKLGKYFDVNTYKA; this comes from the coding sequence ATGACTAAGAAAAAGTTTACTTATAAAGTACCGTCGATGGTAGCACTAACGTTAGCAGGTACAGCTTTAACATCTCATCAAGCACAAGCTGCAGATGACGTACAAAATAAATCTACAAACGAGAATGTGTTAGATGATAAGAATACACTTAAACAAAGTGAACAAATCAAATCTGAAGTTAGTAAACCTACCGCTAATATTTCAGGTACACAATCATACCAAGACCCTACACAAGTTGAACAGACCTTAGCAAACGAAGTTAACACTTACGATGCAGAATTAGATGAGTTGAACTCTGATCAAACACCAAGTCAAGATACATACAATCAACAAACTTCAGGCCAAGAAGACCAAGCGAACACGCAATCTGAAGCTAATGAAGTAACTGAAAACACTCAGGATTCTGAAGATGCTCAAAGTATTGAACAAGAGCCCGCTCAAAACAATAGTTCTTCTGACCTAAACCAGCAAGATTCCGAAGAGACTCAACAATCTGTAGAAGATACTTCTAATCAAAATATTCAACACAACGAAGGCAATTCAACTGATGATACAACTACTGCAGTTGATAACAGTCAAACTGTTGAAAATACGCAAGCTACTGAACAAAATACAGCTCAAGACAACACTTCTTCTGATGTAAACGAACAAAATTCTGAAGATACTAAAGCTACTGAAGAAGACACTTCTAATAAAGATGTTCAAGACAATCAAGCTAATCAAAATTCTGAACAAAATAAAGAGGACAACACTTCTTCTGATGTAAACGAACAAAATTCTGAAGATACTAAAGCTATTGAAGAAGACGCTTCTAATAAAGACGTTCAAGACGATCAAGCTAATCAAAATTCTGAACAAAATAAAGAGTACAATACTTCTTCTGACGTAAACGAACAGAATCCTGAAGATACTAAAGCTACTGAAGAAGACGCTTCTAATAAAGTCGTTCAAGATGATGAAACTAATCAATCTACTGAACAAAATACAGCTCAAGACAACACTTCTTCTGACGTAAACAAACAGAATCCTGAGGACGCTAAAGCTACTGAAGAAGACGCTTCTAATGAAGACGTTCAAGATGATGAAACTAATCATTCTACTGAACAAAATAAAGAGGACAACACTTCTTCTGACGTAAGTGAACAAAATTCTGAAGATGCTAAAGCTACTGAAGAAGACGCTTCTAATAAAGACGTTCAAGATGATGAAGATGCTAAAACTTCTGAAGATAATAAAGTAGACGACTCTTCTGACGTAAACGAACAGAATTCTGAAGATGCTAAAGCTACTGAAGAAGACGCTTCTAATGAAGACGTTCAAGATGATGAAGATGCTAAAACTTCTGAAGATAATAAAGTAGACGACTCTTCCGACGTAAACGAACAGAATTCTGAAGATGCTAAAGCTACTGAAGAAGACGCTTCTAATGAAGACGTTCAAGATGATGAAGATGCTAAAACTTCTGAAGATAATAAAGTAGACGACTCTTCTGACGTAAACGAACAGAATTCTGAAGATGCTAAAGCTACTGAAGAAGACGCTTCTAATGAAGACGTTCAAGATGATGAAGATGCTAAAACTTCTGAAGATAATAAAGTAGACGACTCTTCCGACGTAAACGAACAGAATTCTGAAGATGCTAAAGCTACTGAAGAAGACGCTTCTAATGAAGACGTTCAAGATGATGAAGATGCTAAAACTTCTGAAGATAATAAAGTAGACGACTCTTCTGACGTAAACGAACAGAATTCTGAAGATGCTAAAGCTACTGAAGAAGACGCTTCTAATGAAGACGTTCAAGATGATGAAGATGCTAAAACTTCTGAAGATAATAAAGTAGACGACTCTTCCGACGTAAACGAACAGAATTCTGAAGATGCTAAAGCTACTGAAGAAGACGCTTCTAATGAAGACGTTCAAGATGATGAAGATGCTAAAACTTCTGAAGATAATAAAGTAGACGACTCTTCTGACGTAAACGAACAGAATTCTGAAGATGCTAAAGCTACTGAAGAAGACGCTTCTAATAAAGACGTTCAAGATGATGAAGATGCTAAAACTTCTGAAGATAATAAAGTAGACGACTCTTCTGACGTAAACGAACAGAATTCTGAAGATGCTAAAACTTCTGAAGAAGACGCTTCTAATGAAGACGTTCAAGATGATGAAACTAATCAATCTACTGAACAAAATAAAGAGGACAACACTTCTTCTGACGTAAGTGAACAAAATTCTGAAGATGCTAAAGCTACTGAAGAAGACGCTTCTAATAAAGACGTTCAAGATGATGAAGATGCTAAAACTTCTGAAGATAATAAAGTAGACGACTCTTCTGACGTAAACGAACAGAATTCTGAAGATGCTAAAGCTACTGAAGAAGACGCTTCTAATGAAGACGTTCAAGATGATGAAGATGTTAAAGCTTCTGAAGATAATAAAGTAGATGACTCTTCTGACGTAAGTGAGCAAAGCACAAGCGAAGATAGTAAGGCAACATCAACTGCGACAGCAGTTGCAACTAAGCCTAGTTCGCCAAGTACTACTGCGACAACGGTAAGTACAGAAGCTACTCCTAAATTAAGAGTAGCATCAGCTAATGTAAATAATACGCTTTCAACGCGTTCTGCAATAACAAGAGAAGCAGGCACAACAAGTTCTCTACCAGCATATAGTCCACAAGTGAGTTCATCACTTAATAACTATATTCGTAACAATAACTTCCAAGCTCCAAATTATGAACAAGATATTGCAAGTTATTTACCGCAATATAATTATCGTTATGGTAAACCAGAAGGTATCGTTTTACACGAAACTGCAAATGATAACTCAACTATTACTGGTGAAATTAACTACATGAAGAATAATTATAATAGTGCTTTTGTTCATGCATATATTGACGGTAATCGTATTATTGAAACTGCAAATACTGACTATCTTGCTTGGGGCGCTGGTCCAGCTGCAAACGATCGATTTATTCATGTTGAGTTAGTTCATACACATGATTATGATTCATTTGCACGTTCAATTAACAATTATGCTGATTATGCAGCGACAAACTTACAATATTATGGTCTTTCACCAGATAGTGCTGAGTACGATGGACAAGGTACAGTTTGGACTCACCAAGCCGTTAGTACTTTCCTAGGTGGTTCTAATCATACGGACCCTCATGGTTACTTAGCTTCATATAACTACAGTTATGATGAATTATATGACCTAATCTATGAAAAATATTTAATTAAAACTGGTCAAGTAGCACCTTGGGGAGCAACATCTTCAGGTAGTACTAGTGGAAAAGACGAATCTACAAATACAGATGGTTCTAGCAATACTGGTGGCTCAGGTAGTACAGGTGGTTCTAGTAACACTGGTAGTACTGTTACCCCACCAAAAACAGGTTCATTAACAGTAGAAGCTAATAATGGTGTTGGCCGTTTTAATACTACGAATGATGGCTTATATGCAACAGTTTATGACCACCAAGGTAAAAAAACTGATCGTACAAATCAAACACTAAAAGTTACAAAATCAGCCAAAATAGGCAACGAAAATTTCTATTTGGTAACTGATTATAATAAAGGGAACTTAATTGGTTGGGTTCACCAAAATGATGTGGATTATAATACAGCTAAACCTGTTACTGCGATAAATAAAACTTATAATATTAAACCAGGCGAAATTTTATATACAGTCCCTTGGGGTACTAGCTCTCAAAAAGCTGGAACTGTTTCAGGTAACGCTAACCAAACATTTAAAGCAACGAAACAACAACAAATTGGTAAAACAAACTATGTTTATGGCTCTGTAAATGATTTATCTGGTTGGGTAAGTTTAAGTAAGTTGTCTTCACCAAGTTCAACTGTTGCCCCACCTGCAAATACAGGTCAATTATCAGTAACTAATCTTACTAACCAACAAGGTACTGTAGCCAAAACAAATCATGGTGTCTACACTTCAGTTTACGACAAACAAGGTGTACAAAAACCATATGTGAATGGCAATACTTATAAATTAAGTAAAAAAGCTACACTTGGAAGTAATAGTTTCTACTTAATAACAGATAACAAAACGAATAGTAATATAGGTTGGATGCAAACCGGTGATATTACAGTTAATGAAGCTGCTACTAAAAATACAGCAAACCCAACTCAATCAGTAAGTAAAATTGGTCAATTAAATAATACAAATTCTGGTATTAAGACTAAAGTTAATGATACAAAAGCCAAAGATGCATCTAAATTATCAGGCCGTACATTTAACGTTACAAAACAACGTACACAAGGCGATAACACTTACGTATTAATTCAAAATTCTAACCAAAACACACCATTAGGTTGGGTTAATACAAAAGACATCAATACACGTGATTTAAGTAAAACATCTGCTAAAAATGGTCAATTCACAATTAAATCTACAAATAATGGACTTTATGCAGTACCTTGGGGTACAAAAGCTCAACAATTAGACTCATTAAAAAATGTGAAAAACAATCAATTTAATGCTTCTAAATCAGTTAAAGTAGATAAAGATGAATACTTGTACGGTAATGTTAATAACAAGACTGGATGGATTGCAGCTAAAGATTTAAATACAAATAATAAAGTTGCAACCGAAACTCAAACATCTGACGTAACTAAATCGGCAGTTACACCTTATAAATTTGATTATGTTATTTATAATGCTGATGGTAGTTATTACTTAGATCCAACTTCTAATCAACCAGCAGGCTCATTAAATGATTTCTATGAAAGTATCTTTACAGTATTCGAGAAACAAGTTGTCAATGGTGTGACTTGGTATCACGGCAAACTATCTAATGGCCAAATGGTTTGGATTAAAGAAGAAGACTTACGCAAAGAGTTAATCAAATATTATCAATCTGGTCTAACGCTAGATGAAGCTGTTGCAATTCAAGCAGGTTTAAAAACCAAACCTCAAATTCAACACACACCAGGTAAATGGGAAGATGCTACACCTATCGAAATAAAAAATGCTATGGATACTGGTAAATTAGCACAAGACCCTACTCAAAAATATCAATTCTTACGTTTAGATAAATCTCAAGATATTGCTTCAGCAGATTTAGATAAACTTTTAGTTGGTAAAGGCATTTTAGAAGGTCAAGGCGAAGCATTCAGTGAAGCAGCTAAGGCTTACAATATAAATGAAGTTTATTTAATCTCACATGCCCTATTAGAAACAGGCGATGGTACTTCAAAACTTGCTAACGGTGGCGATGTAGTAGATGATAAAGTCGTAACAGATGGTCCAAACAAATATTATAATATGTTTGGTATCGGAGCAGTTGATAGCGATGCAGTTAAACAAGGTTTCGCTACTGCCAAATCTAACGGTTGGGATACAGTTAAAAAAGCAATCGTTGGTGGCGCTAAATTCATCTCAAGTTCATACATCAGCCAAGGTCAAAATACACTTTATAAAATGCGTTGGAACCCTGAAAATCCAGGTGAACATCAATACGCAACTGACGTAAGATGGGCAGAGCACAATGCCACACGTATTAAAGGGTTCTATGATTCAATGGGTAAATTAGGTAAATATTTTGATGTAAATACTTATAAAGCTTAA
- a CDS encoding MarR family transcriptional regulator has translation MYKQLEQLITLTSNDLNLVSRRFGQRTDLTSEQLEMLRILYNYEVLSQYDLTMKINKEQSIVSRWIKKLCQMGYITSKQSNKDLRCKDLVVTDKTKELVQQINEVRVALIEARCQNLTSQDIEDLNHLLYKLNVRHAYLR, from the coding sequence ATGTACAAACAACTAGAACAATTAATTACACTGACGAGTAACGATTTGAACTTAGTAAGTAGAAGGTTTGGCCAACGTACAGATTTAACTTCAGAGCAATTAGAAATGTTAAGAATTTTATACAATTATGAAGTTTTATCTCAATATGACTTAACTATGAAAATTAATAAAGAACAATCAATTGTATCACGTTGGATAAAAAAACTTTGCCAAATGGGTTACATAACTAGTAAACAATCTAATAAAGATTTGAGATGTAAAGATTTAGTGGTAACGGATAAGACAAAGGAACTTGTACAACAAATTAATGAGGTAAGGGTAGCTTTAATTGAAGCGCGCTGCCAAAATTTAACTTCACAAGATATAGAAGACTTAAACCATTTGCTATATAAATTAAACGTTCGTCATGCTTATTTACGTTAG
- a CDS encoding acyltransferase family protein has protein sequence MAQLKKRDYFFDNARAILIFLVVFGHLLQPYNEASTYLSSLYLTIYSFHMPAFLFISGYFAKKAGEAGYLEKVSKKLLIPYIIFFGFFSIYYYLTGKEDSVQFDPFDPVFALWFLLTLFFFHVILVIVKDYKPYFVLPIAIIFSLFAGYSDNIDNYLSFSRTIMFFPIFYLGYLFTSKHTQILRNKKFVPIAFIILVTFYIIYTIHPINSDWLLGDSPYMSLEGKQDLYSPFKRLLLYFIILATMFSFLNLIPEKEKFFTYIGRRTMHIYLLHGLVIGVVRGFGLHPFKDEISVLTYIYLLSATCFIVYILSTRFVSKWTNPVINLQSPSKFKG, from the coding sequence ATGGCACAATTAAAAAAGAGAGATTACTTTTTTGACAATGCAAGAGCAATATTGATTTTTCTTGTTGTCTTTGGGCATTTATTACAACCTTACAATGAAGCGAGTACATATCTATCGTCGTTGTACTTAACAATATACAGCTTTCATATGCCAGCATTTTTATTTATTTCTGGTTACTTTGCAAAAAAAGCAGGAGAAGCTGGTTATTTAGAAAAAGTCTCTAAAAAACTATTAATACCTTATATTATTTTCTTTGGTTTTTTCTCTATATATTATTATTTAACTGGTAAAGAAGATAGCGTTCAATTCGATCCTTTCGATCCAGTGTTCGCACTTTGGTTTTTACTTACATTATTCTTCTTTCATGTGATTTTAGTAATTGTTAAAGACTATAAACCTTATTTTGTCTTACCAATAGCAATCATTTTTTCATTATTTGCTGGTTATTCTGACAATATTGATAATTATTTGAGTTTTTCAAGAACGATTATGTTCTTTCCGATATTTTATTTAGGTTATTTATTTACAAGTAAACATACTCAAATTTTACGAAATAAAAAGTTCGTCCCTATTGCTTTTATAATTTTAGTGACTTTCTATATAATCTATACCATTCATCCAATCAATTCAGACTGGTTGTTAGGTGATTCGCCATATATGTCATTAGAAGGGAAACAAGATCTTTACAGTCCGTTCAAAAGATTACTCCTTTATTTTATTATTTTAGCAACAATGTTTTCTTTCTTGAATTTAATACCTGAAAAAGAAAAATTCTTTACTTATATAGGACGTAGAACAATGCATATCTATTTATTACATGGTCTTGTAATCGGAGTGGTTCGTGGTTTTGGTCTTCATCCGTTTAAAGATGAAATATCTGTTTTAACTTATATTTATCTTTTAAGTGCAACATGTTTCATTGTTTATATTTTATCGACACGTTTTGTATCAAAATGGACAAACCCAGTTATTAATTTGCAGTCACCTTCTAAATTCAAAGGTTAA